The Mycolicibacterium cosmeticum sequence GATTCCGGGCGTGGTGAACAGGAAGCTGATCGTGGCGACGAAAAGGCCGATGGCCAGCACGCTGCCGACCGCCGAGACCCGCGGCCACCATGGCTTCACCGCCAACAGCACCGCGGTGGCAACCTCCAGGACGCCCAGCAGGGTGGCGAAGGTGGGCACCGAGAAGATGCCGTACAGCCAGCTCATCAGCGGACTGTTCGCCACCAGGGGCTCGATGCCATGGGCTTCGTAATCGGTGAACTTGAGCAGTCCGATCCACCCGATCACCAGCACCAGCCCGTACCTGAGCAGGACACTGCTGATGGTGGAAAGAGTGGATCCGGCCCTGGCGAGCCGGGCTTCCTGCAAGACGGTCATATCGGGCTCCTTTGCGCTCCGGTCGAGACGGTGACGCAAAGGGAGTGTGCCGGCGAGCCGCAGGCGTTACACGCGGCCGCTAACTGGCCCTGGACTGCCGGGCCGGCTCGGCCAGACCGAGATGGTCGCGCAGGGTGGCACCGGCATAATCGGCGCGGAACACCCCGCGCTCCTGCAACAGCGGCACCACCTTGTCGACGAACGGGTCCAGCCCGCTCGGCGTGACGTGGGGAACCAGGATGAACCCGTCGCTCGCATCGGATTGCACCAGGTGGTTGATCGATTCGGCCACGGTGGCCGGTGATCCGACGAAGTTCTGCCGACCGGTCACCTCGACGATGAGCTCGCGCGTGGTGAGGTTCTCGGCCTCGGCCTTGGCTCGCCACTCGTTGGCGACGGCGATCGGGTCCCGGTGCATGCGTACGCTCGCCCGCCCCTTGGCGATGGTGTTCTCCCCGACGATGGGATCCACCGTCGGCAGCGGGCCATCCGGGTCATGGTCGGACAGGTCCCGATTCCACAGCTGTTCAAGGAATTTGATCGCCGTCGCGGGGGACACCTGCGCCAGGCGCACCTCATGGGCGATATCGGCGGCTTCGGCGTCGGTGTCACCGAGCACGAAGGTCGCCGCGGGCAGGATCAGCAACTGATCGTGGCGCCGCCCGTATTTGGCCAGCCGGCCCTTCACGTCGGCGTAGAACGCCTGCCCGTCGGCCAGGGTGCCGTGCCGGGAGAAGATGGCGTCGGCGGCGGCCGCCGCGAACTCGCGGCCGTGGTCGGAGTCGCCGGCCTGGAAGATCACCGGGCGGCCCTGCGGGCTGCGCGGCACGTTGAACCGGCCGCCGATGTCGAAATGCTGGTCGTGATAGGAGAACGCGCCGGCCTGCGGATCGGACAGGAACACCCCGCGTTGCTTGTCGGCGACGATCTCGTCGCCGCGCCAGGAGTCGAAGAGGGTGTGCGCCGCCCGCAGGAAGCTCTCGGCCCGGGAGTACCGCTGGTCCTCGGCAAGGTACCCGCCGCGCCGGAAGTTCTCGCCGGTGAACGCATCCCACGACGTGACGACGTTCCACGCGGCGCGGCCGTCGGACAGGTGGTCCAGTGAGGCGAATTGCCGCGCCACCTCATAGGGTTCGTTGAAGGTCGAGTTGATGGTGCCGGTCAGCCCGAGCCGGTCGGTGACCGCGGCCAGGGCGGCCAGCACGGTGAAGGTGTCCGGCCGGCCCACGACATCGAGGTCGTAGATCAGTCCGTTCTGTTCACGCAGCCGCAAACCCTCGGCCAGGAACATGAAGTCGAACTTGCCGCGTTCGGCGGTCTGCGCGAAATGCACGAACGAGCTGAACTCGATGTGGCTGCCCGACGCCGGGTCGCTCCACACCGTGGTGTTGTTGACGCCGGGGAAGTGGGCGGCCAGGTGAATCTGCTTGACGGGCTTGCTCATCGGGCAACTCCTGCGTACCGGTTGGTGGGGCGGGGCAGACCGAGCAGGTCGCGCAGCGTGCCGCCGGGATGCTGGGCGCGCAACGCCCCGCGGCGGCGCAGTTCGGGTACCAACGCGCCGGTGATCTGCTCCAGGTCGTGCGGCAGGGTGGCCGGGCGCAGCCGGAAGCCGACCGCTCCGGCCGCATGCCAGTGCTGCAGCAGGTCGGCCAGCTCCACCGGGGTGCCCACGAACACCTCTGCGTCGCTGCGGTATTCGGCGCCCAGCCACTCGTCGAGGCGGGCCTTACGGGCGCGCGCCGCCGCGGTGGTGTCGGCGAGGAACACCACGAGGTCGGCGAACACCCGCACCGCGGGCAACCCGGACGGCCGCTGGGCGGCGATGGTGTCAACCAGCGCGGTGGTCTCCTCGGCGGTGTGTGGGGTGACGAATCCGATATCGGCGCCACCGGCGATGAGCCGGTACACCGGGTCGACGTGCCCGAGGGCGGCGACGATGGGCTGACCCTGCGGTGGGCGTGGGGTGATCGACGGCCCCCGCACCGAGAAATGTGCGCCCTCGAAGTCGATGTAGTGCAGTTTGTTCCGGTCGATGAACCGCCCGGTGGCGACGTCACGGATTTCGGCGTCGTCCTCCCAGCTGTCCCAGAGCCGCCGGAGCACCTCGATATAGTCGGCGGCCTCACCGATCAGGTCCTCGGTGACGAGGGATTCGGGTATCACTCGGCGGCCGAAATGCCCGGCCGCCTCGGGGCTGGCCGAGACCTGGACGCGCACACCCGCCCGCCCCGAGCTGACGTAGTCCAGGGTGGCGATGGCCTTGGACAGGTGGAACGGCTCGGTGTGGGTGGCGATGACGGTGGGGATCAGGCCGATATGACGGGTGGTCGGGGCGACGCGGGCGGCGATGAGCACCGCGTCGCACCGACCGCGGACCCGGTCGGTGCGCTCATCGGCCCGCCAGGGATGGTCGGACTGCAGGGCCAGCCCGTCCTCGATGGTCACCAGGTCCAGCAGACCCCGTTCGGCGGTGCCGACCAGGTCGGCCCAGTACCCGGCGGTCAGCAGGTCGTCGGGGCGGGCGTCCGGTTCGCGCCACGCCGCCGGGTGCCATCCGGTGCCGTCCAGGGCGACGGCCAGGTGGATGAAGTCGGGATCAGCCACGGGCAGTATCTCGCTTTCCTCGTTGTCACCGACAACGCATGCTCCGGGGTGACCATTCCGGGGCGGGACCGCCGGCCCGTCCAGTGTCCGGCGTTGTCCTGTGGGTTCAAGAGATCGGCGCACGGTGATGCCAAGGCGGATCAGTCCGGGGTATCCGCTGCCGCGGCGATCACCTGGTCCAGTACCTCGCGGGAGGCGGCCAGCTCGCGGATGCTGCGATCCAGCCGGTCGCGTTCGGCATGCAGGGCGGCGATCAGGCGCGGGGTCGCTCCGGGTGCCGGGCCGCCATCGGTGTCGCGCATACACGGCAACAGCCCAGCGATGGTGGCGCTGCGCAGGCCCGCGGCGAACAACTCCTGGATGTGGATCACCCGGTCGACGGCCCGCTCGGGGTAGTCGCGTTGTCCGCTCGGCGTCCTCGCGGACACCAACAGGCCCTGTTGCTCGTAGTAGCGCAGCGATCGCTCGCTGACCCCGGTGCGCCGCGCCAGCTCACCAATCCGCATGGGGCCGTTATACCGAATCGGCTTGCCCCTGACACCGGTGTCAGCTCCTACCGTGCCGTCATGACCACAGTTCCCTATACGCACCGTCCCATCACCGACCGGCCACCCCTGACCTGGCCGGGTGGCGCCCGGGTG is a genomic window containing:
- a CDS encoding MerR family transcriptional regulator, producing MRIGELARRTGVSERSLRYYEQQGLLVSARTPSGQRDYPERAVDRVIHIQELFAAGLRSATIAGLLPCMRDTDGGPAPGATPRLIAALHAERDRLDRSIRELAASREVLDQVIAAAADTPD
- a CDS encoding NtaA/DmoA family FMN-dependent monooxygenase (This protein belongs to a clade of FMN-dependent monooxygenases, within a broader family of flavin-dependent oxidoreductases, the luciferase-like monooxygenase (LMM) family, some of whose members use coenzyme F420 rather than FMN.) — translated: MSKPVKQIHLAAHFPGVNNTTVWSDPASGSHIEFSSFVHFAQTAERGKFDFMFLAEGLRLREQNGLIYDLDVVGRPDTFTVLAALAAVTDRLGLTGTINSTFNEPYEVARQFASLDHLSDGRAAWNVVTSWDAFTGENFRRGGYLAEDQRYSRAESFLRAAHTLFDSWRGDEIVADKQRGVFLSDPQAGAFSYHDQHFDIGGRFNVPRSPQGRPVIFQAGDSDHGREFAAAAADAIFSRHGTLADGQAFYADVKGRLAKYGRRHDQLLILPAATFVLGDTDAEAADIAHEVRLAQVSPATAIKFLEQLWNRDLSDHDPDGPLPTVDPIVGENTIAKGRASVRMHRDPIAVANEWRAKAEAENLTTRELIVEVTGRQNFVGSPATVAESINHLVQSDASDGFILVPHVTPSGLDPFVDKVVPLLQERGVFRADYAGATLRDHLGLAEPARQSRAS
- a CDS encoding YkgB family protein; the protein is MTVLQEARLARAGSTLSTISSVLLRYGLVLVIGWIGLLKFTDYEAHGIEPLVANSPLMSWLYGIFSVPTFATLLGVLEVATAVLLAVKPWWPRVSAVGSVLAIGLFVATISFLFTTPGIGEASAGGFPLLSMTGQFLIKDVVLIGVSAWTLADAMAATLRSQ
- a CDS encoding LLM class flavin-dependent oxidoreductase, producing MADPDFIHLAVALDGTGWHPAAWREPDARPDDLLTAGYWADLVGTAERGLLDLVTIEDGLALQSDHPWRADERTDRVRGRCDAVLIAARVAPTTRHIGLIPTVIATHTEPFHLSKAIATLDYVSSGRAGVRVQVSASPEAAGHFGRRVIPESLVTEDLIGEAADYIEVLRRLWDSWEDDAEIRDVATGRFIDRNKLHYIDFEGAHFSVRGPSITPRPPQGQPIVAALGHVDPVYRLIAGGADIGFVTPHTAEETTALVDTIAAQRPSGLPAVRVFADLVVFLADTTAAARARKARLDEWLGAEYRSDAEVFVGTPVELADLLQHWHAAGAVGFRLRPATLPHDLEQITGALVPELRRRGALRAQHPGGTLRDLLGLPRPTNRYAGVAR